In one Geotoga petraea genomic region, the following are encoded:
- the rpiB gene encoding ribose 5-phosphate isomerase B — protein MKISLASDHASFELKEHLRKYLENKKDVEVIDLGTYNKESTDYPDYAKKLGEHVSSKESDIGIAMCGTGLGMSIAVNKVKGIRGALCLYPTMAEYARKHNNANVLVMAGRLTGPDLAEWTVDKFLETEFEGGRHKRRVDKISSMEDNL, from the coding sequence ATGAAAATTTCTTTAGCTTCAGATCATGCATCTTTTGAATTGAAAGAACATTTAAGAAAATATTTAGAAAACAAAAAAGATGTAGAAGTAATTGATCTTGGAACGTATAATAAAGAAAGTACAGATTATCCAGATTATGCAAAAAAACTGGGTGAACATGTATCAAGTAAAGAATCTGATATTGGGATAGCTATGTGTGGCACTGGGCTTGGAATGTCAATAGCTGTTAATAAAGTAAAAGGCATTAGAGGGGCATTATGCCTATATCCAACTATGGCAGAATATGCCAGAAAACATAATAACGCAAATGTTTTAGTTATGGCTGGAAGGCTAACTGGTCCAGATCTTGCTGAATGGACGGTAGATAAATTTTTGGAAACTGAATTTGAAGGGGGAAGACATAAAAGAAGGGTTGATAAAATCAGCTCTATGGAGGATAATTTATGA
- a CDS encoding STAS domain-containing protein — protein sequence MEILLDKKNNILKIKGEIDLNNSKKLKEEVKKMNNNNIVMDFKEVSYLDSAGIGALISIHKDLQNKSGSLTIINIDKKIKELFEMVGLSKLMNIS from the coding sequence ATGGAAATACTATTGGACAAAAAAAATAATATTTTGAAGATCAAGGGCGAAATTGATCTAAATAATTCTAAAAAACTTAAAGAAGAAGTTAAAAAAATGAATAACAACAACATAGTGATGGATTTCAAAGAAGTTAGTTATCTTGATTCTGCAGGTATTGGAGCTTTAATATCTATTCATAAAGATTTACAAAACAAGAGTGGCTCTTTAACCATTATAAATATCGATAAGAAGATTAAAGAACTTTTTGAAATGGTAGGTTTATCAAAATTAATGAATATTTCTTAA
- the lexA gene encoding transcriptional repressor LexA, with amino-acid sequence MKELTSRQSQILQYLKEYMEKNSYAPSVRDIMKHFGFKSPRAAHKHLITLEEKGYIERKGVSRGIRLTEKSGEIFTRETLVPVIGKIAAGAAIEAVEEIRDRVTLPVNYFPKNNEYFALIVEGNSMIEAHIKSGDHVIIKKQNYADDGDIIVALLENNYATLKTFKKISDRLIHLVPENSEMEIIEVDPKILKIQGKMVGLIRTM; translated from the coding sequence ATGAAGGAATTGACAAGTAGGCAATCCCAAATTTTACAGTATTTAAAGGAATATATGGAGAAAAATAGTTATGCTCCAAGTGTAAGAGATATCATGAAACATTTTGGTTTTAAAAGTCCCAGAGCAGCTCACAAACATTTAATTACGCTTGAAGAAAAAGGCTATATCGAAAGAAAGGGAGTGTCAAGAGGAATAAGATTAACGGAAAAATCAGGAGAAATTTTTACCAGGGAAACCTTAGTTCCAGTAATTGGCAAAATAGCAGCTGGGGCTGCTATAGAAGCAGTTGAGGAAATAAGAGATAGGGTAACTTTACCAGTAAACTATTTTCCGAAAAACAATGAATATTTCGCTTTAATTGTTGAAGGAAATTCTATGATTGAAGCTCACATTAAGTCAGGTGATCATGTCATTATTAAAAAACAAAATTATGCTGATGATGGAGATATTATAGTTGCTTTGCTTGAAAATAACTACGCAACATTGAAAACTTTTAAGAAAATAAGTGATAGGTTAATTCATCTTGTACCAGAAAATTCTGAAATGGAAATTATAGAAGTTGATCCAAAAATTTTGAAAATACAAGGAAAAATGGTTGGATTAATAAGAACCATGTGA
- the gyrA gene encoding DNA gyrase subunit A has product MSEENNDKIIHGGHEDQRFVDELRTSYLLYSLSVIVSRAIPDVRDGLKPVQRRILYSMNELGLKHTSSYKKSARIVGEVMGKYHPHGDSSIYDALVRMAQPFSMRYMLVNGQGNFGSIDKDPAAAMRYTEARMFEESEFMLKDIDKNTVDYIDNFDGSLKEPVVLPTRMPALLMNGVSGIAVGMATSIPPHNLTELVDGIKHFIDHPEAEAEELMEFIKGPDFPTGGIIVDGENIQDMYETGRGKVTIRSKYEIVEDNNGSSIIVSEIPYAVSKVDIIDQIVAYAVRKKENKKDSGIKDVRDETDKRGMRLVIELKKNANIKRLINDLLKHTSLQSSFSVQMNVINKGKPSLMNLKGLIQAFLEHRVDVITKRTEYDLQKAKKRAHIVEGLIKAVDGIDTVIEIIRNSDGVEDALANLQATIDVSEEQAKAISEMRLISLSKLEINKLTSELKQLTEKISYCNTILQNQNVLNDIIKEELDEIKNKFGDDRRTKILKYKSDLKKYEELIEDEDIIIVLTKWGYIKAIPSSQYKAQGRGGKGVKGLKISDNDSVLEILYTNRLSKLMIITSAGKAYQLPAYEIDMSQKTTKGKHIANYLDLTEDESIKAITTVSLKGDYEKDIMIFTKKGKVKKTSLSEFANARTKGIRAINLRDDDMVVDALVMNSLDDDVLLVTKNGMSLRFSSKDVRNMGRGASGVNSIKLRKNDEVVNAVLVEHDKKLMIITSKGYGKRTKFSSYRRQNRGGIGIKTVRDITKIGTIVSALSINDGSDILIFTKNGKAIRTTIDNISVLNRVTQGVITVRLSPDDEVVGMIVVKVDEDDENI; this is encoded by the coding sequence GTGAGCGAAGAAAACAACGATAAAATAATACACGGTGGACACGAAGATCAAAGATTTGTTGATGAACTTAGAACTTCATATCTTCTTTATTCACTTTCAGTAATAGTTAGTAGGGCAATTCCAGATGTTAGAGATGGACTAAAACCTGTTCAAAGAAGAATTTTGTACTCAATGAATGAATTAGGATTGAAGCATACATCAAGTTATAAAAAATCTGCTCGTATTGTTGGAGAAGTTATGGGTAAATATCATCCTCATGGAGACTCTTCAATATATGATGCTTTAGTTAGAATGGCTCAACCTTTTTCAATGAGATACATGCTTGTAAATGGGCAAGGTAACTTTGGTTCCATAGACAAAGATCCCGCTGCTGCAATGAGATATACAGAAGCAAGAATGTTCGAAGAATCTGAATTCATGCTCAAAGATATAGATAAAAACACAGTTGATTACATAGACAATTTTGATGGTTCTTTGAAAGAACCTGTTGTTCTACCTACAAGAATGCCCGCATTACTTATGAATGGAGTTTCAGGTATTGCTGTTGGTATGGCAACAAGTATTCCACCTCATAATCTAACTGAACTTGTCGATGGAATAAAACATTTTATAGACCATCCAGAAGCAGAAGCTGAAGAATTAATGGAGTTCATTAAGGGCCCTGACTTCCCCACTGGTGGAATAATTGTTGATGGCGAAAACATTCAAGATATGTATGAAACTGGTAGGGGAAAAGTCACTATCAGATCAAAATACGAAATTGTTGAAGATAATAATGGTTCTTCTATTATTGTTTCTGAAATACCTTATGCTGTTTCAAAGGTTGACATTATAGACCAAATAGTTGCCTATGCCGTTAGAAAGAAAGAAAACAAAAAAGATTCTGGTATAAAAGATGTTCGAGACGAAACTGATAAAAGAGGTATGAGGTTAGTTATAGAACTCAAAAAAAATGCAAATATTAAAAGATTGATTAACGATCTTCTAAAGCATACATCATTACAATCATCTTTTTCAGTTCAAATGAATGTTATCAACAAAGGTAAACCTTCTTTGATGAACCTTAAAGGTCTAATCCAAGCATTCTTAGAACATAGAGTCGATGTTATAACAAAGAGAACTGAATACGATTTACAAAAAGCAAAAAAAAGAGCTCATATTGTAGAAGGTTTAATTAAAGCAGTTGATGGAATTGATACAGTAATAGAAATAATAAGAAATTCTGATGGAGTTGAAGATGCCTTGGCAAACCTTCAGGCTACAATAGACGTATCCGAAGAGCAAGCTAAAGCTATATCTGAAATGAGGTTAATTAGTCTTTCTAAATTAGAAATCAACAAGCTAACTTCTGAATTAAAACAATTAACAGAAAAAATCAGTTATTGTAATACAATTCTTCAAAACCAAAATGTGTTAAATGATATTATAAAAGAAGAATTAGACGAAATAAAAAATAAATTTGGCGATGACAGAAGAACAAAAATACTTAAATATAAATCAGATTTGAAAAAATATGAAGAATTAATTGAAGATGAAGACATTATAATAGTTTTGACAAAGTGGGGATATATAAAAGCCATTCCTTCTTCTCAATATAAAGCTCAAGGAAGAGGAGGTAAAGGGGTTAAAGGATTAAAAATCTCTGATAATGACAGTGTGTTGGAAATATTGTACACCAACAGATTATCTAAATTAATGATCATCACCTCTGCTGGTAAGGCTTATCAACTACCTGCATATGAAATAGATATGTCTCAAAAAACTACAAAAGGTAAACACATTGCAAATTATCTTGACTTGACAGAAGACGAAAGTATTAAGGCAATTACCACTGTTTCTCTTAAAGGTGATTATGAAAAAGATATCATGATTTTTACAAAAAAAGGAAAAGTTAAAAAAACATCTTTATCTGAATTTGCAAATGCAAGGACAAAAGGCATAAGAGCTATAAATTTAAGAGATGATGATATGGTTGTTGATGCTTTAGTTATGAACAGTCTTGATGATGATGTCTTGTTAGTGACAAAAAATGGGATGTCTCTTAGATTTAGTTCTAAAGATGTTAGAAATATGGGTAGAGGAGCCTCTGGGGTTAATTCTATAAAGTTGAGAAAGAATGACGAAGTAGTAAACGCAGTTTTAGTAGAGCATGATAAAAAACTAATGATCATAACTTCAAAAGGTTATGGGAAGAGAACAAAATTTTCTTCCTATAGAAGGCAAAATAGAGGCGGCATTGGAATTAAGACTGTTAGGGACATTACAAAAATAGGTACAATCGTATCAGCTTTATCAATTAATGATGGCTCAGATATATTGATTTTCACAAAAAATGGTAAAGCTATTAGAACTACCATAGATAACATTAGCGTTTTGAATAGGGTAACTCAAGGTGTGATAACTGTTAGGCTATCTCCCGACGATGAGGTTGTCGGCATGATAGTTGTAAAAGTAGATGAAGATGATGAAAATATTTAA
- the metG gene encoding methionine--tRNA ligase encodes MEKYYVTTPIYYVNSEPHIGSAYTTIVADIVARYKRMRNFDVFFLTGTDEHGQKIMQSAKEKGITPKELVDDLSNKFKTLWEDMGLTHDYFVRTTDEEHEKTVQSVVLKMKNNGDIYKGKYEGWYCIPDESFFSDEEIEEKGGKKVCPECGRELKWVEEENYFFKLSKYNDALLKLYEENPEFMQPDFRRNEMYQILKSGLKDLSITRTTFDWGVPLSDDPEHIVYVWVDALINYISALGYIHNSENFEKYWPADLHLIGKEINRFHSIIWPAMLMSIGIELPKKVFAHGWLTVNGQKISKSLGNAIDPRLLMNAYSKDAVRYYLMRDINFGRDGDFSEDNLITRYNSDLANDLSNLVHRTLSMLSKYFDGVIQPKGKSEDVDQQLYSLIETNIKEFFDNMDDLKFTQALEKLWEIVRFSNKYIDITEPWILGNDESKKDRLSTVLYNLLDSIRNIAIMIYPIMPESSVKIIEKLGYSQNHINEKNLGLNKLKSNQKTTIGEPVFQRIDTKKWEKVIVMNKEEEKKLPEDNVVELIEFPDFKKVDLRVAKIEEAEDIVKSNKLLKLKLDVGELGKRQIVAGIKKYYSPEDLVGKKIIIVANLKPAKLMGIESQGMLLAAKNEEELTVLTVDRDIEPGLRVS; translated from the coding sequence ATGGAAAAGTATTATGTAACAACGCCAATATATTATGTAAACTCAGAACCTCATATAGGTTCTGCATATACAACAATAGTTGCTGATATTGTAGCGAGATACAAGAGAATGAGAAATTTTGACGTGTTCTTTTTGACTGGTACTGATGAACATGGTCAAAAAATCATGCAATCTGCTAAAGAAAAAGGCATCACTCCAAAAGAATTAGTTGATGATCTTTCAAATAAATTTAAAACGCTTTGGGAAGATATGGGTTTAACTCACGATTATTTTGTAAGAACTACAGATGAAGAACATGAAAAAACCGTTCAATCAGTTGTTCTAAAAATGAAAAATAATGGCGATATTTATAAGGGGAAATATGAAGGTTGGTACTGCATTCCAGATGAATCTTTTTTTTCTGATGAAGAAATTGAAGAAAAAGGTGGAAAAAAAGTATGTCCAGAGTGTGGCAGAGAGTTAAAATGGGTTGAAGAAGAAAATTATTTTTTCAAACTTTCAAAATACAACGATGCCCTTTTAAAATTATATGAGGAAAATCCTGAATTTATGCAACCAGATTTCAGAAGAAATGAAATGTACCAAATATTAAAATCCGGATTAAAAGATCTTTCCATAACTAGAACGACATTTGATTGGGGAGTACCTTTATCTGATGATCCCGAACATATAGTTTACGTTTGGGTTGATGCACTGATAAATTATATAAGTGCTTTGGGTTACATTCATAATAGTGAAAATTTTGAAAAATATTGGCCAGCTGACTTGCATTTGATAGGCAAAGAAATCAATAGGTTCCATTCAATAATTTGGCCTGCAATGTTGATGTCAATAGGCATAGAATTACCAAAAAAGGTTTTTGCCCATGGATGGTTAACGGTTAATGGGCAGAAAATATCAAAATCTTTAGGTAATGCCATTGATCCAAGATTACTTATGAATGCTTATTCTAAAGATGCAGTGAGATACTATTTAATGAGAGATATTAATTTTGGTAGAGATGGAGATTTTTCCGAGGATAACCTCATAACAAGATACAACTCTGATTTAGCCAACGATCTTTCAAATTTAGTTCATAGAACTCTTTCAATGCTTTCTAAATATTTTGATGGTGTTATTCAACCTAAAGGAAAATCAGAGGATGTAGACCAACAACTTTATTCTCTAATAGAAACAAATATTAAAGAATTTTTTGATAACATGGATGATCTAAAATTCACGCAAGCTTTGGAAAAGTTATGGGAAATTGTTAGATTTTCCAATAAATATATCGACATAACTGAACCATGGATTTTAGGTAATGATGAATCTAAAAAAGATAGGCTTTCTACAGTCTTGTACAACCTTTTGGATTCGATTAGAAATATTGCTATTATGATTTATCCTATTATGCCCGAAAGTTCTGTAAAAATAATTGAAAAATTGGGATATTCGCAAAATCATATAAATGAAAAAAATTTAGGGTTAAATAAATTAAAATCAAATCAAAAGACAACAATTGGAGAACCAGTTTTTCAAAGAATTGATACAAAAAAATGGGAAAAAGTGATTGTTATGAATAAAGAGGAGGAGAAAAAATTGCCAGAAGACAATGTAGTTGAATTAATAGAATTTCCTGATTTTAAAAAGGTGGATTTAAGAGTAGCAAAAATTGAAGAGGCAGAAGATATTGTTAAATCAAATAAACTTTTAAAATTAAAATTAGACGTTGGAGAATTAGGGAAAAGACAGATAGTAGCTGGTATTAAAAAATATTACTCACCAGAAGATTTAGTTGGTAAAAAAATAATTATTGTAGCAAATTTAAAACCAGCTAAACTTATGGGGATTGAATCTCAAGGTATGCTTTTAGCTGCTAAAAATGAGGAAGAATTAACTGTATTGACAGTTGATAGAGATATTGAACCTGGACTAAGAGTTTCTTAA
- a CDS encoding proline--tRNA ligase, with the protein MKFSRLYAPTLKETPADSDIKSQELLIRGGFIRKAASGIYSYLPLGWKVVRNIEKIVREEMEKIEAQEILLPVIQSSDIWKESERWFDYGPEMMKFEDRHGREFALGPTHEEMITSTIKNELNSYKQLPMNLYQITTKYRDEIRPRFGVLRAREFIMKDGYSFHKTDESLNETYQDYYKAYEKILERMNAKYVVVEADNGTMGGNESHEFQILAENGESIIVYCEECGYSATIEKATSNEVFSYEEEELKDKEIVSTPNVKTIDEVTEFLNLPKEKIVKSILLRGRDKDILALIRGDQTINISKLRNLIGDQTIQMFEPEEVKKEYGIETGFIGPIDIKDVYIIADQSLKGIKNFVVGSMKKDFHIINANVDRDFKVEEFADIREVKSGEKCPNCSSKINFKKGIEVGQVFKLGTKYSEKLNATFTDQDGKNKPFKMGCYGWGISRTLGAIVEQFHDENGMIWPLSLAPFQIEIIQITDKDKEIVESSNEIYEMLKENYDVVLDDRKVSAGFKFKDSDLIGVPLKVVIGKTLKEGKIELKLRGQKNGELVSIEKKILEEKIKEKLEEYNNYIKDFGK; encoded by the coding sequence ATGAAGTTCTCGAGATTATATGCACCTACATTAAAAGAAACCCCTGCTGATTCTGATATAAAAAGTCAAGAACTTTTGATCAGGGGTGGGTTTATAAGGAAAGCCGCGTCAGGAATTTATTCTTATTTACCACTTGGTTGGAAAGTTGTGAGAAATATAGAGAAAATAGTTAGAGAAGAAATGGAAAAAATAGAAGCTCAAGAGATTCTACTTCCTGTTATTCAATCTTCTGATATATGGAAAGAATCAGAAAGATGGTTTGATTACGGACCTGAAATGATGAAGTTTGAAGATAGGCATGGCAGAGAATTTGCATTAGGTCCTACACATGAAGAAATGATAACTTCAACTATAAAAAATGAACTTAATTCATATAAACAACTTCCGATGAATCTCTATCAGATAACAACTAAGTATAGAGACGAAATAAGGCCAAGATTTGGAGTGTTAAGAGCAAGAGAATTTATAATGAAGGATGGTTACAGCTTTCATAAAACTGATGAAAGTTTAAATGAAACTTATCAGGACTACTATAAAGCATATGAAAAAATATTAGAAAGAATGAATGCAAAATATGTTGTAGTTGAAGCAGATAATGGCACTATGGGTGGAAACGAATCACATGAATTTCAAATTTTAGCTGAAAACGGGGAATCTATTATAGTTTATTGTGAAGAATGTGGATATTCTGCTACTATAGAAAAAGCAACATCTAATGAAGTTTTTTCTTATGAAGAAGAGGAATTAAAAGACAAAGAAATAGTAAGTACACCAAACGTTAAAACTATAGACGAAGTAACAGAATTTTTAAATTTACCAAAAGAGAAAATTGTAAAATCAATACTGTTAAGAGGAAGAGATAAAGATATATTGGCTTTAATAAGAGGAGATCAAACAATCAACATTTCAAAATTAAGAAATCTTATAGGAGATCAAACTATTCAAATGTTTGAACCAGAAGAAGTAAAAAAAGAATATGGAATTGAAACGGGATTTATTGGTCCAATTGATATAAAAGATGTTTATATAATTGCTGATCAATCATTGAAAGGTATTAAAAATTTTGTTGTAGGGTCTATGAAAAAAGATTTTCATATAATTAATGCGAACGTAGATAGAGATTTTAAAGTAGAAGAATTCGCTGATATAAGAGAAGTAAAATCAGGGGAAAAGTGCCCCAACTGTAGTTCAAAAATAAATTTTAAAAAAGGTATAGAAGTTGGGCAAGTGTTCAAATTGGGGACAAAATATTCCGAAAAGTTAAATGCGACATTTACAGACCAAGATGGCAAAAACAAACCTTTCAAAATGGGTTGTTATGGTTGGGGTATTTCAAGAACTCTCGGAGCTATTGTTGAACAATTTCATGATGAAAACGGTATGATTTGGCCTTTAAGTTTAGCACCTTTCCAAATAGAAATCATACAAATCACTGACAAAGATAAAGAAATAGTAGAATCATCAAATGAAATTTACGAAATGCTTAAAGAAAATTACGATGTGGTATTAGATGATAGAAAAGTTTCTGCAGGATTTAAGTTTAAAGATAGTGATCTCATAGGGGTTCCATTAAAAGTTGTAATAGGGAAAACACTTAAAGAAGGGAAAATAGAATTAAAACTACGTGGCCAAAAAAATGGCGAGCTTGTAAGTATAGAAAAAAAGATATTAGAAGAGAAAATTAAAGAAAAATTAGAAGAATACAATAATTACATAAAAGATTTTGGTAAATAA
- a CDS encoding NCS2 family permease, with translation MDKFFGISKSGSSVRKEIYGGIATFLTMAYIIFVNPSILVDAIPGTATNPLLYEQFFGAIMVATILGGATATLLMGLFANYPFALAPGMGLNAYFTYTVVLNMGVDWRTALGAVFVEGVIFIIITLTGVRTFIGNAIPKTIKIATGAGIGLFISFIGLKGSGIIVADDATFIALGNITSPEALTTIIGLFIIAILYTLKVPGSVLIGIVSSTLFGSFVGVTEFHGIVGKIPDVAPTFGKLQLSLDNLLEPTFWIIVLTFFFVDFFDTTGTLMGLAQSAGFARKDGSLPRSKKAYMADATGTVVGSIFGTSTVTSYVESGAGIAQGARTGLASVVTSILMLSMLFFSPLASSIPSAATAPALIFVGSLMMKGLKEIDWDDSTEGLPAFITLIMMPFTYSIATGITLGMIAYPVIKFFGGKGKNIHWFTWILAILFVLYLMYLR, from the coding sequence TTGGACAAGTTTTTTGGGATTTCTAAATCTGGAAGTTCTGTTAGAAAAGAAATATATGGAGGTATTGCAACTTTTCTAACCATGGCTTACATTATTTTCGTTAACCCTTCAATTTTAGTTGATGCTATTCCTGGAACTGCAACTAACCCTTTACTGTACGAACAATTCTTTGGCGCTATAATGGTTGCTACAATTTTAGGGGGGGCAACAGCAACCCTATTAATGGGATTATTTGCCAATTACCCGTTTGCTTTAGCACCTGGAATGGGGCTGAATGCATATTTTACGTATACAGTTGTTTTAAATATGGGAGTAGATTGGAGAACTGCTCTTGGCGCTGTTTTTGTTGAAGGTGTAATATTTATCATTATCACGTTAACTGGGGTAAGGACTTTTATTGGTAATGCCATCCCAAAAACTATAAAAATAGCTACTGGCGCAGGTATAGGTTTATTTATATCTTTTATAGGATTAAAAGGTTCTGGAATAATAGTCGCTGATGACGCTACTTTTATAGCTTTGGGTAATATAACCTCTCCAGAAGCTTTGACAACTATTATTGGATTATTTATTATCGCTATTTTATACACTCTTAAAGTACCTGGATCCGTCTTAATAGGTATTGTCTCATCAACACTATTTGGAAGTTTTGTAGGAGTAACAGAATTTCATGGTATAGTTGGCAAAATACCTGATGTGGCTCCAACTTTTGGAAAATTACAACTAAGCTTGGACAATTTATTAGAACCTACATTTTGGATAATAGTATTAACTTTCTTTTTTGTCGATTTTTTTGACACCACTGGAACCTTAATGGGTTTAGCTCAGTCTGCAGGATTTGCAAGAAAAGATGGTAGTTTACCAAGATCTAAAAAAGCTTATATGGCAGATGCAACTGGTACTGTGGTTGGTTCTATTTTCGGGACTTCTACGGTTACTTCATATGTTGAATCTGGTGCTGGTATAGCCCAAGGTGCCAGAACTGGCTTAGCTTCAGTGGTTACTTCAATCTTGATGCTTTCGATGCTTTTCTTTTCTCCGTTAGCATCTTCCATTCCATCTGCAGCAACGGCTCCAGCATTGATTTTTGTTGGATCTTTGATGATGAAAGGTTTAAAGGAAATCGATTGGGATGATTCAACAGAAGGCCTACCAGCTTTTATAACTCTTATCATGATGCCTTTTACTTATTCAATAGCCACTGGTATTACACTTGGTATGATCGCTTATCCTGTAATAAAATTCTTTGGAGGAAAAGGCAAAAATATTCATTGGTTTACATGGATTCTTGCTATATTATTTGTTTTATATTTAATGTATTTAAGATAG